In the Pseudonocardia sediminis genome, GAACTCGGCCAGCGCCTGTGCGGCGCGGGTGGCCCGGTCGCGGCGGGGGACGTCGGAGCGGCGCAGGGAGAACGCGACGTCCTCACCGGCCGTCGGCATGACGATCTGGGAGTCCGGGTCGGTGAACACGAACCCGACCCGTTTGCGGACCGCGGCACCGTGCCGTGCCGGGTCGACGCCGTCGACGAGCACCCGTCCGGTCTCCGGCACGACCAGGCCGTTCACCGTCCGGGCGAGCGTCGACTTCCCGGACCCGTTGGCCCCGACGAACGCGACCCGTCTCTGCGTCAGCCGCAGGTCCACCCCGTCCAGCACGACACGCTCGCCGAACCGGTGCCCGACGCCGGAGAACTCGATCACGTGACGACCTCCCACCGGGCGGCGACGCCCAGCCCGCCGCCTGAGGACAGCGCGGAGAGCCCGGTCGTCCCCCGTCGCGCGCGGACCAGGTGCGAGAACAGCCGCACCACCAGCACCGCCCCGGACGCGCCCCAGGGGTGCCCGAGCGCGATGGCGCCGCCGTTCGGGCTCGCGGTGTGCTCGTCGAGACCGGCGGCGTCCAGGCAGGCCAGTGCCTGGCCGGCGAACGCCTCGGTGAACTCGACGGCGTCCGGCGCGCCCTGCAGGACCGCCTCGATCGCCGGGACGGCGCCCAGCCCGAGCAGGTTCGGGTCGCATCCCCGGGTGGCCGCTGCGGTCAGTGAGAGGCCGGGTACGCCGAGCGTGCGCCGGACCCGCTCGCTGACGACGAGGACGGCTGCCGCGCCGTCGTTGACGCCGCAGGAGTTCGCGGCGGTCGCGGTGCCGTCGGCGGTGAAGGCGGGCCGGAAGCGGGCCAGTCGCTCGGGGGTGAACCCGCTGCGGGGCCGCTGGTCGGCGATCAGTCCGGCGACCGGGACGAGCTCGGCGCCGAACGTGCCGCCGTCCTGCGCACGGACGGCGCGGGCGTGGCTGCGGGCGGCGAAGGCGTCCTGGCGCTCCCGGGAGATGCCCGCCTTGGCGGCGACGACGTCCGCGGCCGGGCCCATGTCCGGGTCGCCGATCTCGGCCGGGGCGAACGGGGCGCGGGTGTAGCGGGTGCCGTCGGGCCACTGCCGGTGCGGGGCGGTCGAGGCGCTCTCGACGCCTCCGGCCAGGTAGACCTCGCCGTTCCCGGCGCGGATCGCGGTCGCCGCGGCCAGGATCGCGGCCAGCCCGCTCGCGCACTGGCGGTCCACCGTCATGCCGGGGACCTCGTCGCCGAGCCCGGCGCGCAGCGCGGCGACCCGGGCCGGGTTGCCGCCGGGACCGAACACGTTGCCGAGCAGGACGTCGGACACGGGCACGCCGGCGACGTGCGCCGCGGATCCGTCGGCGGGGTGACCGACGTCGGTGAGCAGGGCGCGCAGTACCGGCGCCGCGAGCTCGTCGACCGTGACGTCGCGCAGGGCGCCCCCGGCCGTCCCGATCGGCGTCCGACGTGCGGCGACGACGACCGGGTCGCGGTCGCTCACCGCGGGACCTCGGACGGCAGGGGCGTGGCGCCGAGCGTCCCGTCCCGCAGACCGGCGTCGACGACGGCGCGCGCCGGCTTGCCCGACGACGTCCGCGGCAGCGCGGAGGTGACCAGCCACCGTCGCGGGTGCTTGCCCGGCGCCAGTCCCGCTCGCGCGGCCTCCCGCAACGCACGGGACGAGGGAGAGACGTCACCGGCTTCGATCACGG is a window encoding:
- a CDS encoding thiolase family protein; its protein translation is MSDRDPVVVAARRTPIGTAGGALRDVTVDELAAPVLRALLTDVGHPADGSAAHVAGVPVSDVLLGNVFGPGGNPARVAALRAGLGDEVPGMTVDRQCASGLAAILAAATAIRAGNGEVYLAGGVESASTAPHRQWPDGTRYTRAPFAPAEIGDPDMGPAADVVAAKAGISRERQDAFAARSHARAVRAQDGGTFGAELVPVAGLIADQRPRSGFTPERLARFRPAFTADGTATAANSCGVNDGAAAVLVVSERVRRTLGVPGLSLTAAATRGCDPNLLGLGAVPAIEAVLQGAPDAVEFTEAFAGQALACLDAAGLDEHTASPNGGAIALGHPWGASGAVLVVRLFSHLVRARRGTTGLSALSSGGGLGVAARWEVVT
- a CDS encoding energy-coupling factor ABC transporter ATP-binding protein, producing the protein MIEFSGVGHRFGERVVLDGVDLRLTQRRVAFVGANGSGKSTLARTVNGLVVPETGRVLVDGVDPARHGAAVRKRVGFVFTDPDSQIVMPTAGEDVAFSLRRSDVPRRDRATRAAQALAEFGLEGYAEHPAHQLSGGQKQLLALCAVLVLDPDVLVCDEPTTLLDLRNKRRFAERLRGLRQQVLLLTHDLDLLDDFDRVVVLDGGKVVADDEPGPAIAYYRELYR